Within Gammaproteobacteria bacterium, the genomic segment TTTTATTTTCAATTTGGTAATCCAGGGTAATTTGATAGCTGCCCCGTTGTAATCGGTACGTTTTGGTGAAACGCACACCCTGTTCATTCGTCCAAGACAACGGAACGACCAATACGCTCTGATCACTTGCCAAACGAAAGTATTTTTGGGGCGCGGTGAATAATGCTTTTTGTTTACCATCCGGTGAAGCAAGTCCAACCACCCCGGCTTGTGCCACGTAATGATGACCACCGTTGCGGGTCAATATCCGGACAGGGTTGTCTTTTTCATTGAGACGTTCCGGATACTTCAACAACGCCGCCTCGACCACATCTCCACCACGTGTATCGATTTTCAAGCGCAGTACATCCGTCTCCACCGTCAGCAGCGTATTCTCAGAAGAAGGACTTTGTCCCTGTGGCGCTTCAGTCGTCTCTGGAACAGCAGCCCCTGGCTCGACCGATGCCTCAGGCAAAACCGTAGATTGCTCGGGAGAATTGACCTTTTTCGCGGCACCATGATAGGTCTGCTGCCAATTGACAAATAACAAATAGGAGGTGACCGCAAATATCAAAAGCAACACACTACGCTTAGCGTCCATTTTCTATACTCTTTTTCACTTTAAATTCGAGATTTTCAGGAACCGGGTCAACGCCCCCCTCATTCAGAGGGTGGCAACGCAAAATTCTTCTCACTGCCAACTGCCCACCGCGCCAGATCCCATGACGTTCAATTGCCTCAATGGTGTAATGTGAACAACTTGGATAAAAGCGACAATTCGTGCCCAGCAACGGACTGATCAACCTTTGGTACCACCGAATTGGTAATGTGATGATATGGCTCAGCTTCATGTCTCACCTTGTTTTATTCGTCGGGAAATCTTCCCCCACAATTTGGCGAGCGATGCGAACAACACTTTATTATCCACATCTTTGACACCCGAACGCACCATAATCACGAGATCGGTTGGTCCAAGCAAGTTTTTATGATGCCGAAAGCTTTCCCGCACAAGGCGCTTTACGCGGTTCCTTTGCACCGCCTTTGGCAACTGTCGACGCGATACCGCCAGTCCAAGCCTTGGATGGTTCAGTCCATTAGGTCGATAAAGTACGGTAAAGAAACCATCACGCACACGCTGCCCATCAGAAAAGACCCGCGCAAAT encodes:
- a CDS encoding membrane protein insertase YidC (functions to insert inner membrane proteins into the IM in Escherichia coli; interacts with transmembrane segments; functions in both Sec-dependent and -independent membrane insertion; similar to Oxa1p in mitochondria), producing MDAKRSVLLLIFAVTSYLLFVNWQQTYHGAAKKVNSPEQSTVLPEASVEPGAAVPETTEAPQGQSPSSENTLLTVETDVLRLKIDTRGGDVVEAALLKYPERLNEKDNPVRILTRNGGHHYVAQAGVVGLASPDGKQKALFTAPQKYFRLASDQSVLVVPLSWTNEQGVRFTKTYRLQRGSYQITLDYQIENKSNTIQKAQLFTQLVRDTEHAPEDSQGLGMRAYLGAAFSTEDKRYEKYNFDDIREKPLKLATHGGWVAILQHYFLSAWVPRSEGVNRIYTLTPDRYIAIGIMQPMVQIKPGSQAQFKADLYVGPKIQETLAEIAPGLDLTVDYGVLWWIGQPLFWLMKAFYSL
- the yidD gene encoding membrane protein insertion efficiency factor YidD translates to MKLSHIITLPIRWYQRLISPLLGTNCRFYPSCSHYTIEAIERHGIWRGGQLAVRRILRCHPLNEGGVDPVPENLEFKVKKSIENGR
- the rnpA gene encoding ribonuclease P protein component; amino-acid sequence: MGISGLVKETDFRFPKSCRLLKKEEFARVFSDGQRVRDGFFTVLYRPNGLNHPRLGLAVSRRQLPKAVQRNRVKRLVRESFRHHKNLLGPTDLVIMVRSGVKDVDNKVLFASLAKLWGKISRRIKQGET